The Vibrio aphrogenes genomic interval GATGTGGCCAGCTTGCGTCGTCGCGTCGGCATGGTGTTTCAGAGGCCAAACCCTTTTCCGAAATCGATTTATGAAAATGTGGTGTATGGCTTACGCTTACAAGGCATTAAAGATTCTCGTACCTTAGATGATGCAGTGGAGCGCTCACTTAAAGCCGCCGCCTTATGGAAAGAAGTAAAAGACCGATTACATGAAAATGCGTTTGGTTTATCCGGTGGTCAGCAGCAGCGTTTAGTGATTGCTCGAGCGATTGCCATCGAACCGGAAATTTTGTTATTAGATGAACCAACCTCGGCGTTAGACCCGATTTCAACCTTAACGATAGAAGAGCTGATTTCGGAGTTAAAAACCAAATACAGCGTGGTGATTGTCACCCATAATATGCAGCAAGCGGCTCGTGTGAGTGATTACACTGCCTTTATTCACATGGGGCAACTGGTGGAATACAGTGACACCGACTCTATTTTCACCTCACCAAAGATGAAAAAAACGGAAGATTACATTACCGGTCGTTACGGTTAATGATGATGAATATTAAGGAATATCGATGCAATTAGGTCGCCATATATCGGGCCAATTTAATGTTGAACTGGAATCGATTCGAACTCATGTCTTGGCAATGGGCGGATTAGTCGAAGAGCAAATTTCCTTGGCGTTGCATGCGCTGTATAAACACGACCCTCAACTGGCTGCCAAGGTGAGAGCGAATGATGAAAAAGTAAATCAGATGGAAGTGGTTATCGATGAAGCGTGTACGCGGATCATTGCTAAGCGTCAGCCGACAGCCAAAGATTTACGTTTGATCATGGCGATCATCAAAACCATTTCTGATCTTGAACGTATTGGTAATGTTGCGATGAAAATCAGCTATGTGGCACAAGAAGGCTTTTCAGCAAATTTAGAAACCTTAATTGTGTCGGTTGAAAAGTTTGGTCGCATGGCCGTGACTATGTTGCATCAAGTATTAGACGCGTTTGCTCGGATGGACGTTCAAGCCGCTGCGGCGGTTTATCAAATGGATGATCAGCTTGATAGTGAGTTTAAAAAAGTCCAACAATTGATGATGAAATTAATGATGGACGACCCTCAATCTGTGCCTAAAGTGATGCAAGTGATTTCATGCACGCAGGCGATAGAGCGTGTTGGGGATCGTTGCCAAAATATATGCCAGTACATTATTTATTTTGTCGAAGGTAAAGATGTTCGCCATCATAGCGGTTATCTAGAATCATTAATGGGAAAATAACGCTTCCCATTAATGATGGGTAATACTGAGCTAGTTTAGCGCCTGCTTCACCGCTTGGATGATGTGTTTATCGGTGACGGGAATAGCAAAATCATCAATTGAATCGTGACCCATTTTGGCCGTGTTGGCGTGTAAGCTCATCAAGCTAGGGCGCGTTGTTTTACCGGAAAGATGAACTTCCGTTACTCCTGTGGTTTGAACGATTTCCTTTACATTGTTGATATTCACACCGGCGCCAGCCATGATCGC includes:
- the pstB gene encoding phosphate ABC transporter ATP-binding protein PstB, translated to MLSIHSALGHIEPLNVRELSDKQTAISIEELNLFYQQTQALKDINMRIPKGHVTAFIGPSGCGKSTLLRCINRMNDLVDGCRVEGRVNLHGNNIYHPKVDVASLRRRVGMVFQRPNPFPKSIYENVVYGLRLQGIKDSRTLDDAVERSLKAAALWKEVKDRLHENAFGLSGGQQQRLVIARAIAIEPEILLLDEPTSALDPISTLTIEELISELKTKYSVVIVTHNMQQAARVSDYTAFIHMGQLVEYSDTDSIFTSPKMKKTEDYITGRYG
- the phoU gene encoding phosphate signaling complex protein PhoU — its product is MQLGRHISGQFNVELESIRTHVLAMGGLVEEQISLALHALYKHDPQLAAKVRANDEKVNQMEVVIDEACTRIIAKRQPTAKDLRLIMAIIKTISDLERIGNVAMKISYVAQEGFSANLETLIVSVEKFGRMAVTMLHQVLDAFARMDVQAAAAVYQMDDQLDSEFKKVQQLMMKLMMDDPQSVPKVMQVISCTQAIERVGDRCQNICQYIIYFVEGKDVRHHSGYLESLMGK